A single window of Sphingobacterium sp. ML3W DNA harbors:
- a CDS encoding endonuclease/exonuclease/phosphatase family protein — protein MKKFILAIFLICSGLSYSMAQQIRIATYNIRQKNNHDTGNMWNERKDAVANLIKFHNFEIFGVQEAFIDQVKDLQERLPDFKTVGVGRDDGAEEGEHSSIFYNKNRFEATKSGTFWLSATDTKQPNKGWDAALPRICTWAILKDKKSGKSFIFMNTHFDHVGVVARKESAKLILEKAKELAGKLPLILTGDFNVDEHDEAYFTLANSKTVVDSYEVSPRIYEPSSSFNGWGKSIKSKGRIDHIFVVPQIKVTNYAILTDTYEGKFPSDHFPVTADISL, from the coding sequence ATGAAAAAATTTATTCTTGCTATCTTTCTAATTTGCTCAGGACTATCCTATAGTATGGCGCAGCAAATACGTATAGCTACTTATAATATAAGACAAAAAAATAACCATGACACAGGCAACATGTGGAATGAAAGGAAAGATGCTGTTGCTAACCTCATTAAGTTCCACAACTTCGAAATTTTCGGTGTTCAAGAAGCATTTATTGACCAGGTGAAAGATCTTCAAGAGCGACTTCCTGACTTTAAAACAGTTGGTGTTGGTCGAGATGATGGTGCTGAAGAAGGGGAACATTCTTCCATTTTCTATAACAAAAACCGTTTTGAAGCGACAAAAAGTGGTACTTTTTGGTTGTCAGCGACAGACACTAAACAACCCAACAAAGGATGGGATGCAGCCTTACCTCGTATTTGTACATGGGCCATCTTAAAGGATAAAAAAAGTGGAAAATCTTTTATTTTTATGAATACCCATTTTGATCATGTGGGAGTAGTGGCAAGAAAAGAGAGTGCAAAATTAATCTTAGAAAAAGCAAAGGAATTAGCAGGAAAATTACCCTTAATCTTAACTGGAGATTTCAATGTTGATGAGCATGATGAAGCCTATTTTACTTTAGCAAATAGCAAAACGGTTGTTGATAGTTATGAAGTAAGCCCGCGCATCTATGAGCCTAGCTCTTCTTTTAATGGTTGGGGTAAAAGCATCAAATCAAAAGGAAGAATCGATCATATCTTTGTAGTTCCACAAATAAAAGTTACTAACTATGCAATCTTAACGGATACTTATGAGGGGAAATTCCCGTCGGACCACTTTCCTGTTACGGCAGACATATCTCTGTAA
- a CDS encoding DUF4197 domain-containing protein produces MKNILTYALVASGLLFATNTQAQSKGLSKLKSILSSTTNQNKTTADSVKVSTNNIDPVVTNISKKEATLGIKEALSKGLTNSVNILSVKDGFLGDAAVKILMPSEAQKVEKALRAVGMGSLCDQFISSMNRAAETAVSEAGTVFVNSLSKMTITDAYNILLSGNQNAATTFFKTNTSKELTSKFSPVIDKAMGENNVSGYWNQLTTAYNNLPFSNKVETNLTNYVTQKAIDGLFVKVADQELQIRENIGGSRNTDLLSKVFGWADTQK; encoded by the coding sequence ATGAAAAATATTTTAACATATGCCTTAGTTGCATCAGGTTTATTATTTGCAACAAATACGCAAGCACAATCAAAAGGACTTTCTAAGTTAAAAAGTATCCTATCTTCTACTACTAATCAAAATAAAACAACTGCAGATAGCGTAAAAGTCAGCACAAACAATATCGACCCTGTTGTAACGAATATTTCAAAAAAAGAGGCTACTTTAGGTATAAAAGAAGCCTTAAGTAAGGGGCTTACAAATAGTGTTAACATCTTGTCTGTAAAAGATGGTTTTTTAGGCGATGCAGCTGTCAAAATCCTGATGCCTTCTGAAGCGCAAAAGGTAGAAAAGGCGCTTCGTGCTGTAGGGATGGGTTCTTTATGTGACCAGTTCATTAGCAGTATGAATAGAGCAGCGGAAACCGCAGTCAGTGAAGCAGGTACCGTTTTTGTTAATTCATTATCAAAAATGACCATTACAGATGCTTACAACATTCTTCTAAGTGGAAACCAAAATGCTGCAACAACATTCTTCAAAACCAATACGTCGAAAGAGCTTACCTCAAAATTTTCACCAGTCATTGATAAAGCAATGGGTGAAAATAATGTCTCAGGATATTGGAATCAATTAACTACGGCATATAACAATCTACCATTTTCTAATAAAGTAGAAACCAATTTAACGAACTACGTCACGCAAAAAGCAATTGATGGCTTATTTGTCAAAGTAGCTGATCAAGAATTACAAATCAGAGAAAATATAGGTGGATCTCGAAATACAGATTTACTGTCCAAAGTATTTGGTTGGGCTGATACTCAAAAATAA
- the pepT gene encoding peptidase T: MSNFEINNINDFSVSERFQRYVQIDTQSDSNSPTCPSTAKQKNLGKLLVEELLAFGISDAAIDDNGYVYATIPSNTEKSVPTICFCSHMDTSPDSSGKDVKPLVHRNYQGQDLVLPDDNNIIIKYTEHPDLANQIGNNIITASGTTLLGADDKAGIAEIMDAARLLMQHPEIKHGDIKILFTPDEEIGRGVDKADLKRVGADFAYTMDGEKAGTIEDETFSADGAILTIHGVSVHPGFAKGKMQSAIKIASAIIEALPQDRLSPESTNKKDGFVHPTNISGTVEKAEIHFIIRDHNTANLAKHESELESIAKSILAKYPNCSYTFEVKEQYRNMKEILDQFPQIMEIGIEAITRAGMKAERRSIRGGTDGSRLSFMGLPCPNIFAGGHAFHGKQEWVSEQDMQKAVLTILHVATLWEEK, translated from the coding sequence ATGAGTAACTTCGAGATCAACAACATAAATGATTTTTCAGTATCTGAAAGATTCCAACGTTATGTACAAATAGATACACAATCCGATTCAAATTCACCCACCTGTCCTTCAACAGCTAAACAAAAAAATCTAGGCAAACTTCTAGTCGAAGAATTGTTAGCATTTGGTATATCTGATGCTGCTATAGATGATAATGGTTATGTATATGCAACCATACCTTCCAATACGGAGAAAAGCGTACCAACGATTTGCTTTTGTTCACATATGGATACTTCTCCTGATTCTTCAGGGAAAGATGTTAAACCTTTGGTTCATCGTAATTATCAGGGCCAAGATTTGGTATTACCAGATGATAATAATATCATTATCAAGTATACAGAACATCCTGATTTAGCCAATCAAATCGGAAATAATATCATCACAGCTAGTGGTACTACTTTGTTGGGAGCTGACGATAAAGCAGGGATCGCAGAAATTATGGATGCAGCACGTCTCCTGATGCAACACCCGGAAATCAAGCATGGTGATATCAAAATATTATTCACACCTGATGAAGAGATTGGAAGAGGTGTGGACAAAGCTGATTTAAAACGCGTAGGTGCAGATTTTGCGTATACAATGGATGGAGAAAAGGCAGGTACTATTGAGGATGAGACTTTTTCGGCTGATGGCGCAATATTGACCATCCACGGTGTTTCGGTTCACCCAGGATTTGCTAAAGGTAAAATGCAAAGCGCAATAAAAATTGCAAGTGCTATTATTGAGGCATTACCTCAGGATCGTCTATCTCCAGAAAGTACCAATAAAAAGGATGGATTTGTGCATCCCACCAATATCTCAGGTACGGTTGAGAAAGCAGAAATTCATTTCATCATCCGGGACCACAATACCGCGAATTTGGCAAAACATGAGTCGGAATTGGAATCTATTGCTAAATCAATCCTAGCGAAATATCCAAACTGCAGTTATACTTTCGAAGTAAAGGAACAATACCGCAACATGAAAGAGATCTTGGATCAGTTCCCTCAAATCATGGAAATCGGAATAGAAGCAATTACAAGAGCGGGCATGAAAGCTGAACGTAGAAGTATACGTGGTGGTACGGATGGTTCCCGCTTATCATTTATGGGTTTGCCATGTCCCAATATTTTTGCTGGTGGGCACGCCTTCCATGGAAAGCAGGAATGGGTGTCTGAACAAGATATGCAAAAAGCTGTTTTAACAATTTTACATGTAGCGACTCTTTGGGAAGAAAAATAA
- a CDS encoding nitroreductase, translating to MQANEVLKAIQNRRSVFQANFTDKEVSKEDILSILEAANAAPTHKRTQPWRFTIFKGEGLVRLGTELSRIYKTVTPTEKYLEKTEITMGEKATQSKVAIALIVNYTGDLPEWEELAATACAVENMWLAAHSLGLGGYWATPGLIHHLGSFLHLEENQKCIGLFYLGHHEMEAREPVRGPIADKIRWEE from the coding sequence ATGCAAGCAAACGAAGTTTTAAAGGCGATACAAAACCGAAGATCAGTTTTTCAAGCTAATTTTACTGATAAAGAAGTTTCTAAAGAAGATATTTTAAGCATTTTAGAGGCCGCAAATGCTGCTCCTACTCATAAAAGAACGCAACCTTGGCGTTTCACTATTTTCAAAGGTGAAGGATTGGTACGATTGGGCACTGAGCTTTCACGTATTTATAAAACAGTCACTCCTACTGAGAAATACCTTGAAAAGACAGAAATCACCATGGGTGAAAAAGCAACCCAGTCAAAAGTTGCTATCGCATTAATTGTGAATTACACGGGCGATCTTCCAGAGTGGGAAGAATTGGCTGCTACAGCCTGTGCCGTTGAGAATATGTGGTTAGCAGCACATTCTTTAGGATTAGGTGGCTACTGGGCTACTCCTGGATTAATCCATCATTTAGGAAGCTTCTTACATTTAGAGGAAAATCAAAAATGTATCGGTTTATTTTATCTAGGACATCACGAAATGGAAGCTAGGGAACCTGTGAGAGGCCCTATCGCTGACAAAATTCGTTGGGAAGAATAA